The genomic window accaAATGGATCAtgtctggtgaccatgaaaagctgagaattgTATTTTACGTCAGTTATTGACgtgtattgatagaataagtggttcaaaagttattaaacattttacatcagtagatgtttttggtcactggcagttgtttgggtctttctgagtTAAAGTTCTTTATTTTCAGTCCGTATTTGTATTTAGAagtagtgcgttgacctgtggggatccacagggtttttagtagtttttatgctgttgtgtatttgtgcatactgcaccacatttgtccagcagtcaccgccaaagcgttctggccatagcatgGGATTGTAAGgcatattccaaaattactaataccggtatctcccaaaatgttggccatatcaacttgtcgtttttgctagtctattccttgaccaaaaatacttaaacatgccaaactgcagcagtcagatctttccagattttgtgtgaatccccgaacaaacacacagacacgcaggcacacagagaccacttggcttttataatagagATGGTTTGATAGTTAATAATcttcacattatattaatatgTTCAAAGGCTGATTTGAAGGGAGTTTTTCACTTATAGTAACGAGTTAGTACTTCTACTTGTACTACAGTCTTTTTTACACCAGTATCTGTTCTTCTACTGAAGGAAACTGTGTGAACTTCTGCCTCCTTTGTCAGGAATCACTATGGATTTGCAGCTTTTGTTCAGTCTGACAGCTCCTGTTCTCTCCTCGTGTCAGACTAATGAGCAGTTCTAACCAGGTCCACAGATCACCGATGAGCTGATAAAATCATTTCCGATAAGGGTCCATTAGAGCTCGGCTTCCAGTTGAAGGTCTCTGTGCGGCAGGGTCAGCAGATCTGTATCAGAGAACTGGGGTTACATATTAAACCAGGGTGGGACTCCAGGTGACACAGAGTGGCCCAAGCCCAGGTGAAGTCCTGCTGAACTGCACTCAGTCTCTGTCAGAATCAACATGAGGCTGGAGCTACTCCTGGTCACTGCTGCAGCGCTCTGTGCTGCCGGAAAGCCCATGAGCAAGGCAGCGGAGGGGAATAAGCTGCTGCTTATCTCCTTCGATGGCTTCAGATGGGACTACGACCAGGATGTGGACACGCCGAACCTGGACCAGCTGGTTCTGGACGGGGTCAAGGCCAAGTACATCACACCTCCAATGCTGACCATGACGTCTCCGTCACACTTCACCACCATCACAGGTAAAACACACTGTAGAGTTCTAATACCGAGTAGGAGTTTTTTTACTTCACATTACACATGAAAAAGAGTTTAGAGAAAGAGTTGATTGAAATTTTATACTGAAACTGTTGTTTCAACAGTCACACCTTCTCGAGTCATGAATTTGACAAAAGCACACATCTCTAAAAGTATGTCATATAGTTCAGTCAAAAACCTATGATTTATTCTGCATGGATGCAAACACAACTCTCACAAATGTCATGTACAAATCAGATATTTCTTtaagaccagggatgtcaaacagtTTTAGTTCAGGGATCACACACATCCCAAATTTGATCAAGTTTGACCAAGTGGATCGGACAAAGAAAATTATagaatagccaataaataatgagaactccaaatttttctctttgttttatgataaaatagtcaaattaaattacaaaaatgtttacatgtgcaaattatcctttcacaaaacaaaTTTGGataacataaacaaaaggaattttagagtttggagttgccattatttactgattattatgttattttactggtctgacccacttgagaccacattggtctgtatgtggccgctgaactaaaatgagttggacatccTTGACCGTTAACGTGTTCACTGTAatatttgcactttacaaattcatctcatgggctggattggaccctctggcgggtCAGTTTTGGTCTACAACACTGCTTTAAGCATTACCACATGTTCAAGACACCCTTTTTACAATCAGGATATTTTAGGAGTTCTAAAACAAATGTATGAGTATGTTATGTAAATTATGAGTGAGAGGTCAAACATTGTTATACGTTGAAGAggttgcaaaaaaaagaaaaaattttcaATGTTATAAGCAATTGAGTTGGTTTCCTTCAATAAACTGTAAAACCCGCTTTTCTAAAATAGTAAAGTTGTATTTCTTGTAAAAGAAATAATTAGTAGTATTAGAAATAGTACAAAATTagaaaatatataataaacatgttgtataaaataatgaacagaacaatTCATTACATTTTTTCCATCATTCGACATACCTATGTATCACAATCTTTCATAATTTCATATATCAGTGCTATGATCATCTTTATTCAGAGGGAattataaaatatacatacaACTGGATTAATGTACACATTTTATagtacatattttagtgtatatacCATGAAAatggtttgaaaaatgttttttaaaaagttgTCATTTATTTGCAATAAGCCATTGACTTAGGAGTATATCTTTTATTTAGTGGTAACCATGTACTGTTAGACATAAACATTCCTCAAAAGTGCATGgttatttttatttcttgtaTTAGTACATCTGTTGTACCTAATAAATAGTTTTTCTAATTATTACTCCTTAAGCGTTAAGGCAGCCCAGACACAAaaaggaagaaggaaaagaaatacaaacataaaaaaaaacaaatgatgtaATAAAATACTTTATTACTAGGCCTCTTAATGTCTGCTTTGTCTTGTGTAACTGTGCAGTGGGTTTGTGTAATTCagttgtaaaaatcatttgtttttatGGCCAGTTCATGAAACTAATGCAAAAGGGCAACAGGTGCAGGGTGTTGAGTACTCAGTATTATCATAATAGATTTATAACATGTCCATTTCTGTAACGGACAGACCCCCATTATTACAGATTACACTGggctttaaccctctggtgtccgggtgcgccttttaggcacactttgcactttgtgttaaaaaacttcatattatttttcacaatttaaataaggttagaattcaaaagttgttcatttttgcatgatctttaaaattctggccaccaactaaaatttgcacattgtaaacaaaagaaaattatgtgactagcatctgtctcccaagtgtgcctaaaacgcactatttcttccatttgatatgtttgattagggctgaccatgatttacaaaaatgaaatcaaattagagcagaaaaataaatcaatgtataatatttaattgtttgattttataggtgtgcatttttcgtacacttggtgacagatgctagtattttttaacatttgacctagcgccaaaaatgataatgcaaattaaccaatgttgctgttaatcattgacatatgccaggctgcaaaaatcaaataatatatgagCCACCTTttttgtagtatattgaaaaaaaaaaaatatttttttgtgtttttttgcatgaaaaaaaaaaaggtttgtttacaatacaaacacggcatttaaagggttaaaaaatgtgacaattatttagtatttggtgtttttatttatggctcaagttgatgaaatagaaaaaagtgtaaaagaattaaaaacatactgtatgaaatttttttgacatattccacaagtgtgccaaaacggcacacttggtgcttagtaagggccttgctggatgggatactggagggttaaactaTCTCAGTATGTACATGAACACAAAGCTAAATAAACACACTTTACCACCTAATCCACATGGAATAGGATAAATTTTAGACTAATGAACCATCGTACAATGAAAAACCAATACAAACAACAACTTGGATGATCAACATTTGTGAATACGAGACATGAATAGGAACTAAAAAGTCACACAGACGTAAACTGACAAATGAACATCACACATACTTGCAAACAAAGctgcataaaaatgaaaaaatatcagACCTGTGAACCTGAAGTGTAAAATCTGGGCTCATATTCATGAAGATCCTGGTAAAATCCTGTTGAAGATACAAGTATTTGGAAATGTGTTAAACCTTAAAAGTCTTAAACTATGTAAAATGATTGTGTTTGAACATTGTCACTAAATGTTAAGAAGTCTTATTTTGAAAGGTCATCTGTTCTGTCTTACTTCCTGTGCGCAGGCCGGTGGGTGGAGGATCACGAAGTCGTCCACAACATGATGTTTAACACCACGACCAACCAGAAAGTGGGTCATAAAGAAACACTGAAACGGTCCGAATGGTGGGACAATGGGGTCCTGCCGTTGTGGATCACAGCTCAGAACCAGGTGAGTCAAGAATCAGACCTAGGCGAGTCAAGAATCAGAACCAGGTGAGTCAAGAATCAGACCTAGGTGAGTCAAGAATCAGAAACCAGGTGAGTCAAGAATCAGACCTAGGTGAGTCAAGGATCAGAACCAGGTGAGTCAAGAATCAGACCTAGGTGAGTCAAGAATCAGAACCAGGTGAGTCAAGAATCAGAACAGGTGAGTCAAGAACCAGACCTAGGTGAGTCAAGGATTGGACCTAGGTGGTCAAGAATCAGAACCAGGTGAGTCAAGAATCAGACCTAGGTGAGTCAAGGATCAGAACCAGGTGAGTCAAGAATCAGACCTAGGTGAGTCAAGAACCCGACCAAAGTGAGTCAAGGATCAGAACCAGGTGAGTCAAGAATCAAACCTAGGTGAGTCAAGGATCAGAAACCTAGTGAGTCATGGATCAGAACCAGACGAGTCATGGATCCGAATTAGATGAGTGAGGTTGGAACTGGGTGGGTAATGGATCAAAACAAGGAAAGTCCAGTCTGATCAGAACCAGGTAAGAACATTGATCAGAACCAGATGAGTCATGATCAGAACCAGATGAGCCCAGTCCGATCAGAACTAGGTCAGTCAAGGACCAGAACCATGTGAGTCCAATCTAATCAGAATCAAGTGAGTTTCCAAACAAATTAATGAtgaacgtgattttttttttttttacaccccttgaacatttctccaaatctGCTCTATTTCTTCTTAAATACTTAAAGGTTGAATATGTTAtattagtgacatctagtggtgaaactgCAGATTACAGCCACTGAGTCTCCACTTCACCCTCCATCACAGTGGCCACAAATAAAGCCGAACGTCACTGTTAGAATCAGTGTTTGCTTTGTCTATTCTGCTCTTTTTTAAACTCAGATATTGACTTTGGTTCACATCTAAATATTAAGAGACCTGatataaaatgtgtaaaagaagaaaaaaagaaaatattttcatgtgattatgcattaatgaaaataaaattcagaATATTAGTTTACATTTGTGCCCCTCGATTCTCCTCAACCCCTTCAAATCTTACACTAGActtgtaaatatgtgtgtgtaatgtttctcttcatttttttttgtttgtttcagggtTTGAAGACCGCTTCATTTTATTTCCCTGGAGGCGGAGCCAGCTACAGTGGTCAGCCGGTCAACAGAGCGCTGGTGGAGGAGCGAGGTCACCCGGACGACAATGAGACCGAGTGGCGTCAGAACATCGACACAGTGCTGGGCTGGTTCTCTGAGGAGGACTTCGATCTGGTGACGCTGTACTACGGTGAACCGGACAACGTGGGCCACGCTAAGGGCCCGGACCACCCAGACCGGAAGAAGATCATCAGACAGATCGACCGCACCATCGGGTACCTGAGGGAGGCCATCGGCAGATATCACCTGACCGACAAACTGAACGTCATCATCACCTCGGACCACGGGATGACGACTGTGAAGAAGAGGCCGCAGGTGGACGAGATCATCCTCAACAAGTACCTGAACCTACTGAAGCTGGCCAGCTTCGAGATCCTGGACTACGGCGGGTTTGGGATCCTGACGCCCAGGCCGGGGAAGGATCAGGAGGTTTTTGACGCACTGTCCAAAGTACCGAACATGACAGTCTACAAGAAACACGAGATCCCTGAGAGCTTCCATCTGGCCAAGAGCACCAGACTGCCTCCCATGGTGCTCGTCGCAGATTTGGGATTCAAACCTGAATTCTGTTAGTATCTATTTCTACAGAGTTTTACTGATCAATAAAAACAATAAGAAGGAATGAAAAGGTCCTCAAATGGACTTGACAGAAGAAATTCTTGGTAATTCTAgactggggtgtcaaacttatttagttcaggggccacatgcaaaaacaaacaatgtgatctgaaaaaaaaaaataaaaatgacataacctataaataatgtcaactccaaacttttctctgtgttttagtgtgaaaaagtacaattacatgatgaaaatgttcacatcttcaaactgtcctttaaaaaaaatatgaatagcaggaacaacctgaaaaatctaagaaaataagtgcaattttaacaatattatgtcagcttctcatttactcgtgtattacaactgacagatcacagtggatctacagacacaaaacatttaggaacaggcagagcattgttaaaattctacatatttttcttaaggaatATCAGGTTGTTGATGGTTGTTTAGATTATGCACATTATttatgaaaggataatttgtaaatgtagttattttcattttcattttttcaaagtaaaacaaaaaaaggagaaaattttggagttatcATTTATTGGGTATTGtcacattaggctgtatgtggcccctgaactacaatgagtttgacacccttgaatgttaatatcctcagtgtaattttctgcatttcacaaactcatcctgtgggccagactggatcctttgactggccatatgtttaacaccccaGTTCTAGAGAGTTTTACTGAATAATAAAGACAGAATCAAAAAGTCTCCGAGTGGACTTGAACAGAGGAAATGCACCGTTATTCTAGACCGATATCAGGATCTGAAAACCTAAAAATCATGATCAAACTGATCTCAATAGTAGAAACCTCTTCAATTTGACTGAAATAATCCTGTTAGATTCCAGCTGATCTGTTAACCATGGATACTCAATAACATGATATGAGAACATTGTAACAGAATAGATGACCACTGATATGAACAAAGGGCTTGACTTTATATGAttcatctgtgtttttgttttctaccAGAGGTTCATAGTCTACGTTAACAAAGGAGATCACGGTTATCAACACGGATGGATGGATATGAAAACCATCTTCAGGGCCTTCGGACCCGACTTCAAGAAGAACTACCTGTCGGAGCCGTTGACAGCATCCACATCTACCCTCTGATGTGTGAACTGCTGCAGATCCACCCGAACCACACAACGGGTCACTGGCAGTGACCGAGGCCATGTTAACACGCAGTGGTGAGTTAGGCTTCATTCACTGATAAGGTAATGGATTTAAAATAATCACTTTCTGTAGGACACCAGGACACATTTGTAACCTGAGGGAAAAAGTCCATGTCCACTGTGATGGGAGCTACAAATGCTAACTTTCTTTCTAATCAAATATTAGTGTAGACAGCTTCATATGTACTACTTGTCTTACTGCAGGATTTCACTAGAGCAGGGTCgtccaaacatgcggcccggggccaaaaccggcccgccaaaagtttccagtccggcccgtgggataaatgaTTTGCAAAATTACaattcagatattaacaatcaaggatgtcaactcgttttagttcagtttcacacactggacaatgtgatctcaactaaaataatagcctaataacctatatgactccaaattttcttagttttcttgtgaaaaacataatattacattaccctataaaaatgacaactccatgtttttctcttttagtgtaaaaactacattaaagtatgaaaatattaacatttacaaactatcctttaacaataaaatgtgaaaacctgaaattttgtgaagtaaattttaacattatacttcctgttattaaattgatttgtgcttttgtagatccaatccataatatgcatgtctaagtggtaagttgaggtgtaatattgttaaaattgcacttatttttctcaagaaagctcatttttttcaggttattcacatcatttttgtttggatagtttgtaaatgtacatattttcataatttaattttgatcgtactaaaacacagagaaaaatttggagtcatcattatttacaagttactatgctgttgttttactggtccggcccactggagatcaatttgggcttaatgtggcccctgtgctaaaatgagtttgacacccctgcactagagggAGCCGTTACCACCTAGAGCACAGATGGGAAGAGATGgagtagatcagtgtttttcaaccttggggtctggaccccatgtggggtcacctgaaattcaaatggagtcacctgaaatttctagtcattgataaaaataataataaaaaatatatgttgagttgagagagacaatcacaatacataaaagacatgacaaaccgaagctgaaactgaagcactgtggtactgtttatctttcaaatgttcattgtggtcagtttcagatgctgcagctctttcataattcatagtttgagttcttgtttgttcagtattaatgtcagccttgtaaatccaagctggactgactgtacatatcctgaccaaggaaaatcaaattctcactttgtgcagtaatctacacctggcttttctgcctccgtccataataatatacattatatggactaaatgttgtctaaaataaaggtttatttgccacatagtatagcaaactattacatgatcaaaaactaattaagttttagcaaaaaaacaaaatgtctgttttgaatgtctggggtggccagaaatttgtgatgttaaaatggggtcacaagcataaaaaggttgggaaccactgttgtagatgaaatacaaatacattattaccccgccccccaaaggggaggcaaggggtattgttttggtttggtttgtttgttaacactatagcagcaaaactattggttgaattcataccaaattgggtttatagattggtcagtgaccagaatacatgtgatttcattttggaaaaagtaggtcaaagttcaaatgttttatgaatttttaaaatcttttttcttctcctgcaaTGAACAGTAGCACACCATCAAGAAATGTCAAGACAAGAtgaggattctttttttttttaacgccgATAAAGTGAAAGATTGCCATTTTCTTGAATCTCAGACTTCATACAGAtatattttcttaaatatgttgtgtgtgtttacaggtGGATCAACAGCTCACCTGTCCGTCGCTCTGCTGCTGTCGATGCTGCTCTTCAAGTTCACTCTCCTGTAAAAAATCCAGACCAGCTGAGTAGATCCAGCTCTTGTCCAGGGTTTTTTCACACCCTCATCTCTGGTTTCATCACTGTGTTGTCACGTTATTACATGGTGacttgttattggtattatttatacatatgaatAACTTGCAATTATATATTATCCTTTTCTAAACACTACcatatttaaatttttaaaaaagcacattTTATTTAACCAGTAGTGATTTTCCAGTTGAAGAATTTGGTGTTGAAAATAAATTAGATTTGACTGTTAATGTCATATGATAAAGTTTGTGTGAactgagtggattttttttttctttttttccctttttatctTTTCAATCAATCTCCCCCAAGGGTTGAACAAGTTTATAGGAGCCATatgtacaaatacaaaaacaatacCTATTTACCTattatcaataaaatgtcaaGAATAAACAATtctgaagttctgtcaaagacGTCAACGCATTGGATTGTTGAGATATGGACTGAATTTATTTCCAGCGAAAAactggtggatttatgtgaccactagagggagtagtgagtcactctgcaggTGTCCCAGGGTGAGGAAGACTAATACCAcggacctttgaccaaagcaaCAGAAAGTGactagatgggatgagaaccataaagaaacaacaTTTAGAGTAAAAGAAAAATGACAGTGCACCACCAGAACACAGCACTaatgaaaacaatggagtttCATGATGGAataacagtgtttcttctacacaggggAGTTGATTATGAgcttatgaaagtataaagttattatgggatgttattatctttgctaagttgccgtttgttgatccatggttcagactaaactgtgacagttctgacctggtTTAAATGATTccaaatggaggtgatttgtggttttactgtggctgttt from Sphaeramia orbicularis chromosome 16, fSphaOr1.1, whole genome shotgun sequence includes these protein-coding regions:
- the LOC115435436 gene encoding LOW QUALITY PROTEIN: ectonucleotide pyrophosphatase/phosphodiesterase family member 7 (The sequence of the model RefSeq protein was modified relative to this genomic sequence to represent the inferred CDS: inserted 2 bases in 2 codons; deleted 1 base in 1 codon), producing MRLELLLVTAAALCAAGKPMSKAAEGNKLLLISFDGFRWDYDQDVDTPNLDQLVLDGVKAKYITPPMLTMTSPSHFTTITGRWVEDHEVVHNMMFNTTTNQKVGHKETLKRSEWWDNGVLPLWITAQNQGLKTASFYFPGGGASYSGQPVNRALVEERGHPDDNETEWRQNIDTVLGWFSEEDFDLVTLYYGEPDNVGHAKGPDHPDRKKIIRQIDRTIGYLREAIGRYHLTDKLNVIITSDHGMTTVKKRPQVDEIILNKYLNLLKLASFEILDYGGFGILTPRPGKDQEVFDALSKVPNMTVYKKHEIPESFHLAKSTRLPPMVLVADLGFNLNSRFIVYVNKGDHGYQHGWMDMKTIFRAFGPDFKKNYLSEPXDSIHIYPLMCELLQIXPEPHNGSLAVTEAMLTRSGGSTAHLSVALLLSMLLFKFTLL